A single Pseudobacteriovorax antillogorgiicola DNA region contains:
- a CDS encoding efflux RND transporter periplasmic adaptor subunit, with product MRHFEHTRLQMKIWSLLKPAYMALIISLGVNACQSRPDPVDSTLVADESLPEVKVRQLATKTLYDPLWFGGYLRPLVDYQMVTEKAGTVLKRYVNLGDQVSKGQRLMDLRPDNQGLDYRTYIIRAPMSGIVSQVAAEPGQYLKQAQTALSLADTSAYYVDILGSYEDSLTLEVNSSVQAAFGVGTKKETLFTGKVAAVSPSADPKTGFYPIRVRIRCQDQKQLAHCRNLAKIGSFVKVLFKSSKREAIQISSSEFSRGQNEVFVYKDDGTVETRSVKTGQVISGKFEITEGLKVGEWLIVSYKQRPKAGQTVSVVKDQAISKSQEENQSSIN from the coding sequence ATGAGGCACTTTGAACATACGAGGCTACAGATGAAGATATGGAGTCTGCTAAAGCCAGCCTATATGGCATTAATTATTTCTCTTGGCGTTAATGCCTGCCAGAGCAGACCAGATCCTGTGGACTCCACCTTGGTGGCCGATGAATCGCTTCCTGAAGTGAAGGTTAGGCAGCTGGCGACGAAGACCCTCTACGACCCACTTTGGTTTGGCGGTTACCTGAGACCATTGGTTGACTATCAAATGGTTACTGAGAAAGCAGGAACCGTTTTGAAGCGCTACGTCAATCTTGGAGATCAAGTTAGCAAGGGTCAGCGCTTGATGGACCTGCGCCCTGATAATCAAGGCTTGGACTATAGAACTTATATTATACGAGCACCCATGTCTGGTATTGTTAGCCAGGTGGCCGCTGAACCGGGGCAGTATCTGAAGCAGGCACAAACAGCGTTAAGCCTCGCTGATACCAGCGCATACTATGTGGATATTCTAGGCTCCTACGAAGATAGCTTAACCTTAGAAGTCAATTCGTCAGTGCAGGCAGCCTTTGGAGTTGGAACCAAAAAAGAAACACTCTTCACCGGTAAGGTTGCAGCGGTGAGTCCCAGTGCCGATCCTAAAACGGGGTTCTATCCCATAAGAGTTAGAATTCGTTGCCAGGACCAAAAGCAGCTTGCCCACTGCCGTAATCTGGCGAAGATTGGCTCTTTTGTCAAAGTACTCTTTAAGTCTAGTAAGCGAGAGGCCATCCAAATCAGTTCCTCTGAGTTTAGTCGTGGGCAGAATGAGGTGTTTGTCTATAAGGATGACGGCACCGTCGAAACTCGGTCAGTCAAAACTGGTCAGGTTATTAGCGGTAAATTCGAAATCACGGAAGGTCTTAAGGTCGGCGAATGGCTGATTGTTTCCTATAAACAACGACCAAAAGCAGGACAAACTGTGAGTGTTGTCAAGGACCAAGCGATTAGCAAAAGCCAAGAAGAGAATCAAAGCTCGATCAATTAA
- a CDS encoding efflux RND transporter permease subunit produces MIKKFYRNVAAMVMFVSFVILGAVYQFSHLPISLYPATSKPTIQAWLNPQGVDQQEFISNWGTKIESALLNLEGVTQVKGDYYPSSFGYRIEFDWNYDPNEALADVRSSLGAFTARMPRQWGDFWVGEQGGRSGRILMMSHSKEMALPVLGTLIHQKLVPLISRLEGVENTFVTQRDETEILVELDLEKLYQYRVSPEQVRQVIAMRQFDRKLGVMRFKDGSSYEITGALKIDDLDELRQTIVESRGSQTIRLKDVARVKNEPIEEDEINHANGQRSMFLITLPKPDANLKNVADRVASVVNEFKEHHPEIEIDAVTSPSKFIDRAVRNVAIAVVSAMVIASLIVYLFFGSFRSSMIISLSMPLSLSMTLIIMQAFGVGINLLSLGGMAIAVGMVVDSTIVTLENIVRRLQDEPPTNFEERLHGIYLAVKDVTAPVVASALTTVIVFFPMVFTAPLASAILGDLAIVMVCVIMMSLLVSFLIIPSLFLWTHQKEPGKPGIFSRGFMRLFGIGERAYLFVLNRLLTSKALMAGLVATVLALITASGYLFQNVIQREIMPAPKTDMLILGIQMKNRGLPLEDVEAAIKEYETVMIDEFQDVFQGVYAGIGNHEVWIAGHLKDTSLFDKAKQRMEARFTNQFDYNIQVSSWAPSKLEIPNPPDLRIYVTQDDPDEAREELGRLQGILGQNDKLTHVNAQPGVWRHNRFTLNFEEEQIHRINGADPQQLNLNSVQNLVEYAVDKQFLQNIRIDGEEKDLYMKYEGDRFDSLQDLGNILLPFGEGVLPLRNLVKLQLESQWGHYKNEDGKNAYYLEARVKDVFKDQRTSIIADIKKDLQANKSIDYQALSFADPTIEVDENINSLVSAIVISLALILVVITLQFGTLKLSLIAMAAIPLGFIGVAFSLFLFEEKLSINSMLGLILLCGTAVNNSIIFIDFFMKSYQDGKLTMNEALLLTARLRFKPIMMTTMTTIIGMLPIALGLGSGGEILKSLGVTVSGGLGVSTFLTLLVIPICLRLSVASQEKKDPSWVGQALPTMTGILAVLVVMGLSPSIEAAEAMSLRQAEQRAVDLSPAAQRSRWQSEQATYLKQDIWSESLPSLSYQYQKRQTRPDGETRFGSEVSTHGIIASQALSNPYRLKQRLSGVGSKEDAYRSEYQSELIEAKSATWLAYYEVVYQQKRLESTKTLLETITPRYREQETRYRNGLISGDDLKRFKIQWQAIQSRVAERTILLESAKLELATHLELEPSSLASLSDPFPEQFALASESSISIQDLLQEPKNHRLAAIEQEIQYQDSLLDDKTYTYLPQLSVQYQSLVQEDNHQDEVLLSAQWDLFSGLQDRTAEAKQKWFVEDNKLKLKVEKRKWKLSLIQLWSSLRSLNSQRNQLKNEWQAYQSLVDVSQMRFDAGQISAMQVYNDIEDLIQVIDAYWDVSYKMVDGLSNLSRHTSQPDLFYKMMGLR; encoded by the coding sequence GTGATCAAAAAGTTTTACCGCAATGTTGCGGCTATGGTGATGTTTGTCAGTTTTGTGATTCTTGGGGCAGTCTATCAGTTTTCACACTTGCCTATTAGCCTCTACCCGGCAACTAGTAAGCCCACAATCCAAGCTTGGCTCAACCCTCAGGGAGTGGATCAGCAGGAATTTATCAGCAATTGGGGCACAAAGATTGAAAGTGCCTTGCTCAATCTAGAGGGTGTGACCCAAGTCAAGGGCGACTATTACCCTAGCTCCTTCGGTTACCGAATAGAGTTTGATTGGAACTACGATCCCAATGAAGCCCTAGCCGATGTTCGCAGTAGCCTTGGTGCCTTTACAGCAAGAATGCCTCGCCAGTGGGGCGACTTTTGGGTGGGAGAACAAGGGGGGCGATCGGGACGAATTCTTATGATGTCCCATTCGAAAGAAATGGCACTCCCAGTTCTAGGAACGCTGATACATCAGAAGCTAGTGCCGCTAATCAGTCGCCTAGAGGGCGTGGAAAATACCTTTGTCACCCAGCGGGATGAGACCGAAATTTTAGTCGAATTAGATCTTGAAAAGCTTTACCAATATAGAGTTTCCCCTGAGCAGGTGCGGCAGGTGATTGCCATGAGGCAGTTCGATCGTAAGCTAGGTGTGATGCGCTTCAAAGATGGCTCCTCCTACGAAATCACCGGTGCTTTGAAAATTGATGATCTGGATGAGCTAAGACAAACCATCGTCGAGTCACGAGGAAGCCAAACCATTAGGCTGAAGGATGTGGCTCGGGTAAAAAATGAACCCATCGAAGAAGATGAAATCAACCATGCTAATGGGCAACGCAGCATGTTTTTGATTACCTTGCCCAAACCCGATGCGAACTTGAAGAATGTAGCAGACCGTGTGGCGTCGGTGGTGAATGAGTTTAAGGAACATCATCCAGAGATCGAAATTGATGCTGTGACGAGCCCATCTAAGTTCATCGATCGTGCGGTTCGTAATGTGGCCATCGCTGTGGTCAGCGCTATGGTGATTGCAAGCCTGATTGTATATCTTTTTTTTGGTAGCTTTCGCAGCTCGATGATTATTTCCCTTTCTATGCCTTTGTCCCTTAGTATGACATTAATCATCATGCAGGCGTTCGGTGTCGGGATCAATCTTTTGTCTCTCGGAGGAATGGCCATTGCGGTGGGGATGGTCGTCGACAGTACGATTGTTACCCTCGAAAACATTGTTCGTCGCCTTCAGGATGAGCCACCGACAAACTTCGAAGAGCGATTGCATGGCATCTACTTGGCTGTAAAAGATGTAACGGCACCCGTCGTCGCATCGGCGTTGACCACGGTTATTGTCTTCTTCCCCATGGTGTTCACAGCCCCACTAGCATCGGCAATTCTTGGTGATCTGGCCATTGTAATGGTCTGTGTGATCATGATGTCACTGCTTGTGTCGTTTCTTATCATTCCTTCGCTTTTCCTTTGGACTCATCAGAAGGAGCCAGGGAAGCCCGGTATTTTCTCCCGTGGTTTTATGAGACTTTTTGGCATAGGCGAAAGAGCATACCTGTTCGTGTTGAATCGACTCTTAACAAGTAAAGCCTTGATGGCGGGCCTTGTGGCTACAGTCTTGGCCCTAATAACGGCCAGCGGCTATCTATTTCAGAATGTGATCCAGAGAGAGATCATGCCTGCTCCGAAAACGGATATGTTGATTCTGGGGATTCAGATGAAGAATCGTGGGCTACCCCTTGAGGACGTGGAAGCTGCTATCAAGGAGTATGAAACCGTGATGATTGATGAGTTCCAAGATGTCTTCCAAGGGGTTTATGCGGGGATTGGAAATCATGAAGTCTGGATCGCAGGGCATTTGAAAGATACCAGTCTTTTTGATAAAGCGAAGCAGCGAATGGAAGCTCGTTTTACCAATCAATTTGATTACAATATTCAGGTTTCATCATGGGCGCCTAGTAAGCTGGAGATTCCCAATCCACCAGATCTAAGAATATATGTTACCCAAGATGATCCTGATGAGGCGCGGGAAGAACTTGGTCGATTGCAGGGTATTCTGGGGCAAAATGATAAGTTAACCCATGTTAACGCGCAGCCTGGTGTTTGGCGACACAACCGCTTTACTCTCAATTTTGAAGAAGAACAAATTCATCGTATCAACGGAGCAGATCCCCAGCAGTTAAATCTCAACTCGGTACAGAACCTGGTGGAATACGCTGTAGATAAGCAGTTTCTACAAAACATAAGAATCGATGGTGAAGAGAAAGATCTTTATATGAAATACGAAGGGGATCGATTCGATAGTTTGCAAGACTTAGGGAATATCCTGCTGCCCTTTGGTGAAGGTGTCTTGCCGCTTCGTAATCTGGTGAAGTTGCAACTTGAAAGCCAGTGGGGGCACTATAAGAATGAAGATGGTAAGAACGCCTATTATTTGGAAGCTCGTGTGAAAGATGTTTTCAAAGATCAAAGAACATCAATCATAGCTGACATCAAGAAAGACTTGCAGGCTAACAAGTCCATCGACTACCAGGCTCTGAGTTTTGCAGATCCTACCATTGAAGTCGATGAGAATATTAACTCCTTGGTCAGTGCCATTGTCATCTCATTAGCTCTGATCTTGGTTGTGATCACGCTTCAGTTTGGAACGTTAAAGCTGAGCTTGATCGCCATGGCTGCGATCCCTCTTGGGTTTATTGGGGTCGCTTTTTCCTTATTCCTATTTGAAGAAAAGCTGTCCATCAATTCGATGCTCGGCTTGATTCTGCTCTGCGGAACGGCGGTTAATAACTCGATTATCTTCATCGATTTTTTTATGAAAAGCTATCAGGATGGTAAGTTAACTATGAATGAAGCCCTACTTTTGACGGCTCGATTACGATTCAAGCCTATTATGATGACAACAATGACAACCATCATCGGCATGCTGCCAATCGCACTTGGTTTGGGAAGTGGTGGCGAAATCCTTAAATCTTTAGGTGTGACAGTTTCCGGTGGTCTTGGCGTATCAACTTTTCTCACTCTACTTGTGATCCCTATATGTCTTAGGCTTAGCGTTGCCAGCCAAGAGAAGAAGGATCCCAGCTGGGTTGGGCAAGCTCTGCCAACTATGACGGGAATATTAGCTGTTTTGGTAGTGATGGGATTGAGCCCTAGTATCGAAGCAGCGGAAGCAATGAGTCTTCGCCAGGCGGAGCAACGAGCAGTAGATTTATCTCCTGCGGCTCAACGATCCCGTTGGCAATCAGAGCAGGCTACCTATTTGAAGCAGGACATCTGGTCGGAATCCTTACCCAGTTTATCCTATCAGTATCAAAAAAGGCAGACTAGGCCTGACGGTGAGACACGCTTTGGCTCAGAAGTGAGCACTCATGGAATCATTGCGAGCCAAGCCCTATCAAACCCCTATCGCTTGAAGCAGCGGCTAAGCGGCGTTGGGAGCAAGGAGGATGCCTATCGAAGCGAGTATCAGAGTGAGCTTATTGAAGCGAAGTCAGCCACCTGGCTGGCGTACTACGAAGTCGTCTACCAGCAAAAGCGCTTGGAAAGCACGAAGACTCTACTTGAAACGATCACGCCCCGCTATCGCGAGCAGGAGACGAGATATCGTAATGGCCTGATCAGCGGCGATGATCTGAAAAGGTTTAAGATTCAATGGCAGGCGATCCAATCCCGAGTTGCTGAGCGCACGATCCTATTAGAATCTGCCAAACTCGAATTGGCGACCCACCTGGAGCTTGAGCCATCGAGCCTTGCAAGTCTCAGCGACCCGTTTCCTGAGCAGTTTGCTCTGGCCAGTGAGTCTTCGATCAGCATTCAAGATCTTTTGCAAGAACCTAAAAACCATAGGCTAGCCGCGATTGAGCAGGAGATTCAGTATCAAGATAGCTTGCTGGACGATAAAACTTACACTTATTTGCCCCAGTTGAGTGTTCAATATCAGAGCTTAGTTCAGGAAGACAACCATCAGGATGAGGTTCTTCTTAGCGCTCAGTGGGATCTTTTTTCTGGACTCCAGGATCGTACCGCCGAGGCTAAGCAGAAGTGGTTTGTGGAAGATAATAAGCTAAAGCTGAAGGTTGAGAAGCGGAAGTGGAAGCTTAGCTTGATACAGCTATGGTCGAGTCTTAGAAGTTTGAATTCCCAGCGCAATCAGCTCAAAAATGAGTGGCAGGCGTATCAATCGTTGGTGGATGTCTCGCAGATGAGATTTGATGCCGGGCAAATATCGGCCATGCAGGTTTACAACGATATTGAAGATCTGATTCAAGTGATAGATGCTTATTGGGATGTAAGCTATAAGATGGTGGACGGGCTGTCCAACTTATCTCGACATACCAGCCAGCCGGATCTGTTCTATAAGATGATGGGCCTTAGGTAA
- a CDS encoding B12-binding domain-containing radical SAM protein translates to MTKNPSPILLMTPPMTQLNTPYPATAYLTGFLGMHSYHVEQRDPAIDLIHKLMSRPGLEEVFEEVCANYEDIPADDRPLAINFFIDHVDLYLKVADPALRFLQGQDPSLAMRIASRRFLPEGVGFSALHQMEELEGEHYLERSFGQVGTQDKAKYLASLFLDDLAQIIKLGIDPRFELSRYGERLAASNPSFDDLHDSIHGQETLVDDYLEDCVLGYLDEVQPTVVGLTVPFPGNVYGALRIAKTVKAWRQDCKVIMGGGFVNTELRSLKDPRVFEFIDYITVDDGERPLLCLLEHLAGERDESQLFRTYVLKDGQVSFIKSSKEHDIPHKDTGTPSYRGLPLHRYLSICEMPNPMQRIWSDGRWNKLTLAHGCYWSKCSFCDISLDYIERYDEAKADLIIDRMEQLMAETGQSGFHFVDEAAPPKVLFAMARRIIERGLSLTWWGNIRFERTFSPKMAELMAESGCVAVSGGLEVASDRLLKLMNKGVTVEQVARVTRALSDAGILVHAYLMYGFPSQTEQETIDALERVRQLFQEGCIQSAFWHRFAATIHSPVGQKPQDFGIELLPLPEINFASNDVDFIDPIACNHDQLGIGLKRALYNYMNGIGMEEPLHIWFDNQVPEPLVSPNLIAEALRSKL, encoded by the coding sequence ATGACTAAGAATCCATCGCCGATTTTACTAATGACTCCACCGATGACTCAGCTCAATACTCCCTATCCTGCAACAGCCTATCTTACGGGCTTTCTAGGGATGCACAGCTACCATGTGGAGCAGCGTGATCCTGCGATTGATTTGATTCATAAGCTGATGAGTCGGCCCGGTTTGGAAGAAGTCTTCGAAGAAGTCTGTGCCAATTATGAAGATATTCCAGCGGATGATCGACCATTGGCCATCAATTTCTTTATAGATCACGTTGATCTTTATCTAAAAGTGGCGGATCCTGCTCTAAGATTTCTTCAGGGCCAAGACCCAAGCCTTGCGATGCGCATTGCGAGTCGCCGATTTCTACCGGAAGGCGTTGGCTTTTCCGCTCTTCACCAGATGGAAGAGCTGGAAGGCGAGCATTATCTGGAACGCTCGTTTGGACAAGTGGGTACCCAAGACAAGGCAAAGTATCTGGCGAGCCTATTTTTAGATGACCTGGCCCAAATCATAAAGTTGGGGATCGACCCTCGGTTCGAGCTTTCCCGCTACGGAGAACGTCTGGCAGCCAGTAACCCAAGCTTTGACGACCTTCATGACTCCATTCACGGCCAAGAAACTTTGGTCGATGACTACTTAGAAGACTGTGTACTTGGCTACCTTGACGAAGTACAGCCCACAGTGGTTGGACTCACTGTTCCCTTTCCAGGTAATGTTTATGGTGCACTTCGGATCGCCAAAACAGTGAAGGCCTGGCGACAAGACTGTAAGGTGATCATGGGAGGTGGCTTCGTGAATACCGAACTCCGCTCGTTGAAAGACCCACGGGTCTTTGAATTCATCGACTACATCACAGTCGATGACGGGGAACGACCATTGCTTTGCCTGCTTGAACACCTCGCTGGGGAGCGGGATGAATCACAGCTTTTTCGAACCTACGTTCTCAAAGATGGACAAGTTTCCTTCATCAAATCCAGCAAGGAACATGATATTCCCCATAAAGACACTGGTACCCCAAGCTATCGGGGCTTGCCCCTCCATCGCTACCTGTCGATCTGCGAAATGCCGAACCCCATGCAACGTATTTGGTCTGACGGTCGTTGGAATAAGCTCACCTTGGCCCACGGCTGCTATTGGAGCAAGTGCAGCTTCTGCGATATCAGTCTCGATTATATCGAGCGCTATGACGAGGCGAAGGCTGACTTGATCATCGATCGCATGGAGCAATTGATGGCGGAAACGGGCCAGAGCGGCTTTCACTTCGTAGATGAAGCAGCGCCGCCTAAGGTGCTTTTTGCGATGGCTCGCCGGATTATCGAACGAGGCCTCAGCCTCACCTGGTGGGGGAATATTCGATTTGAGCGTACTTTCAGCCCTAAAATGGCTGAACTGATGGCTGAGTCGGGCTGCGTTGCGGTCAGCGGCGGTTTAGAAGTTGCTTCAGACCGCTTGTTAAAGCTGATGAACAAAGGAGTCACAGTTGAGCAGGTGGCGAGAGTCACCAGGGCATTGAGTGATGCTGGAATTTTGGTTCATGCCTACCTTATGTATGGCTTCCCCAGCCAAACGGAGCAGGAAACTATCGATGCTCTTGAACGAGTCCGGCAGTTGTTCCAAGAGGGGTGTATCCAATCAGCGTTCTGGCACCGCTTTGCAGCCACCATCCACAGCCCTGTAGGGCAGAAGCCCCAAGATTTTGGGATCGAGCTACTACCGCTACCCGAAATTAACTTTGCCAGCAACGATGTGGACTTCATTGATCCCATAGCTTGCAACCATGATCAGCTTGGTATTGGCCTCAAGCGAGCACTTTACAACTACATGAACGGCATCGGTATGGAGGAGCCTCTCCATATTTGGTTTGATAACCAAGTTCCGGAACCTCTAGTCTCCCCAAACCTCATTGCTGAGGCTCTTCGAAGCAAGCTTTGA
- a CDS encoding M13 family metallopeptidase, whose protein sequence is MKNWLSLFVMGLATSSGAVSSKIPDQREFPINTKINPCENFYEYACSKTIEDFKLRDDRSIHTFSFSDSRERLLEKKKEFLQSLPKQKNLKGFRPALKNVYMACTDTSTRANEEKSLVTETIAQLNKIKSRDAFLDFLAEQRHNARFSFIDIGSGANKDNPDYQDFYYIADMMSLPERSYYEKDDVRTDYLSYLEEFFTTIGDKNPKSSAKAVLEVETQFAKNYPLPHELRKIFSQKTSISRKDLLKTYPTFRLEADLKRVPEKTNITHFLPDNFVFVNKLLAEEDLAKLKAVYKFQALSPIMDEAYPKYFATKFDFSAKHMGGPAKRSDLAERCTKDIMGNFRKEIDFELVDEVFPNFPEEKFIALAETVRGSIIDGIKDNEWLSEDGKKGAIKKIKNAKLQLVKPRTEAEWYFNPKLEYNPKEFLGNKQKLDKAKQDRMFAEIGDKRDKTRWWMGPLTINAYYSPSDNKFVMPIGILQPPFYDPSQPQEVNLGAVGAVIGHELGHGIDDNGAKYDFSGRLTQWMPNKDIKEFKKRGEKMVSQFDGAGHNGKLTLGENIGDLVGLSFAYDGAFPNGKGSIENKQKFFLQYARVWCSVIRPKFAERLLKTDSHSLGWARVNEQVKHQPGFHEAYSCKKGHAMYLEPEDRIRIW, encoded by the coding sequence ATGAAAAATTGGCTTAGTTTATTCGTCATGGGCCTTGCGACGAGTTCTGGTGCAGTGAGTTCAAAAATTCCTGATCAACGGGAGTTTCCCATCAACACCAAGATCAACCCATGTGAAAACTTTTATGAGTATGCCTGCTCTAAGACCATCGAAGACTTCAAACTCAGAGATGACCGTAGTATCCACACTTTCTCTTTTTCCGATTCGCGGGAACGCTTGCTCGAAAAGAAAAAAGAATTTTTGCAAAGCCTACCCAAACAGAAAAACCTTAAAGGCTTTCGCCCAGCCTTGAAGAACGTATACATGGCTTGCACAGACACCAGCACGCGAGCCAATGAAGAAAAATCTCTTGTTACAGAGACGATCGCCCAGCTGAACAAGATCAAGAGCCGGGATGCTTTTCTAGACTTCCTTGCTGAACAACGCCACAACGCTCGGTTCTCGTTTATCGATATTGGTTCGGGAGCGAACAAAGACAATCCTGATTATCAGGATTTTTACTACATCGCTGATATGATGTCCCTGCCCGAGCGATCCTACTATGAGAAAGACGACGTTCGTACTGACTATCTTTCTTATTTGGAAGAGTTCTTTACTACCATCGGCGACAAAAATCCTAAGTCTTCCGCTAAAGCTGTGCTAGAGGTGGAAACTCAGTTTGCTAAGAACTACCCGCTCCCCCACGAGCTAAGAAAGATCTTTAGCCAGAAAACTTCGATTTCTCGCAAGGATCTCCTAAAGACTTATCCAACATTCCGTCTCGAAGCAGACCTCAAGCGAGTGCCGGAGAAAACCAATATTACCCACTTCCTTCCTGATAACTTTGTTTTCGTCAATAAACTCCTTGCCGAAGAAGACCTCGCTAAACTTAAAGCTGTTTATAAATTCCAAGCACTGTCGCCCATAATGGACGAGGCCTACCCCAAGTACTTCGCAACGAAGTTTGATTTTTCTGCCAAGCATATGGGTGGCCCAGCAAAGCGGTCCGACCTCGCGGAGCGCTGCACCAAAGACATCATGGGTAACTTCCGCAAGGAAATCGACTTTGAGCTGGTGGATGAAGTTTTCCCGAACTTCCCTGAAGAAAAGTTCATTGCTCTCGCCGAGACGGTAAGGGGCTCTATCATCGATGGCATTAAGGACAATGAATGGCTTTCAGAAGATGGTAAGAAAGGTGCTATCAAAAAAATTAAAAACGCCAAGCTACAGCTTGTGAAACCTCGCACGGAAGCCGAATGGTATTTCAACCCTAAGCTGGAATACAACCCGAAAGAGTTCCTTGGCAATAAGCAAAAACTCGATAAGGCCAAGCAAGATCGTATGTTTGCTGAAATCGGTGACAAACGAGACAAGACTCGATGGTGGATGGGGCCGCTTACAATCAATGCCTATTACAGCCCATCAGACAATAAATTTGTGATGCCGATCGGGATTCTTCAGCCCCCGTTCTATGACCCATCACAGCCTCAAGAGGTGAACCTAGGAGCCGTTGGAGCCGTTATCGGTCATGAGCTAGGCCATGGCATCGACGACAACGGTGCCAAATATGACTTCAGCGGTCGCCTCACCCAATGGATGCCGAACAAAGACATCAAGGAGTTCAAAAAGCGTGGTGAGAAGATGGTGTCTCAGTTTGATGGCGCTGGTCATAACGGCAAACTAACCCTAGGTGAGAACATTGGCGATCTGGTAGGTTTATCGTTTGCCTACGATGGCGCCTTCCCCAACGGCAAGGGTTCCATTGAGAACAAACAAAAATTCTTCCTCCAGTACGCCAGAGTTTGGTGTTCTGTGATTCGCCCCAAGTTTGCTGAGCGACTTCTAAAAACCGACAGCCATTCACTAGGCTGGGCACGGGTCAATGAGCAGGTGAAACACCAGCCTGGCTTCCACGAAGCATATTCCTGCAAAAAAGGACATGCTATGTATCTGGAGCCAGAAGATCGAATCCGGATTTGGTAG
- a CDS encoding FKBP-type peptidyl-prolyl cis-trans isomerase, producing the protein MVIDDKLVVLMEYKLTDNDGKVIDQSDKEPLAYLHGSGQIIPGLEKELKGKKVGDALKVTVAPEEGYGEFDPSLLTKVEKEHLAAIPNLQVGMQVQGESPEGVAIFTVTEIGDKEVTLDANHPLAGQTLNFDVKVVEVRAATQEELDHGHAHGAGGAEH; encoded by the coding sequence ATGGTAATTGACGACAAACTTGTAGTGCTCATGGAATACAAGCTTACCGATAACGATGGCAAGGTGATTGACCAGTCTGACAAAGAACCTCTGGCGTACCTACACGGTTCCGGCCAGATCATTCCTGGGCTTGAGAAAGAACTCAAAGGCAAGAAGGTCGGCGACGCGCTTAAGGTGACAGTGGCACCAGAAGAAGGCTATGGCGAGTTTGATCCCAGCCTTTTAACTAAAGTTGAGAAAGAACACCTTGCGGCAATTCCAAACCTTCAAGTTGGAATGCAAGTGCAGGGTGAGTCTCCTGAAGGAGTTGCCATTTTCACAGTGACAGAGATCGGTGACAAGGAAGTAACCCTTGATGCTAATCACCCACTCGCTGGCCAAACATTGAATTTTGATGTGAAGGTTGTCGAGGTTCGCGCAGCGACTCAAGAAGAACTTGATCATGGTCATGCCCATGGTGCTGGTGGCGCTGAGCACTGA
- a CDS encoding response regulator, protein MDGKILLVDDDPTSLEIMAQLLKDHYHITTAPDGEAALNILASDSFDLVITDLVMPKVDGWELMERGPQGKVVLCSGKNKLPDEVNGIPVIKKPFDYDAILALVKDLVGRQREAS, encoded by the coding sequence ATGGATGGGAAGATACTGCTCGTAGATGATGACCCCACGAGCCTGGAAATCATGGCTCAGCTATTGAAGGATCACTACCATATTACAACCGCACCAGACGGCGAAGCGGCTCTAAATATACTGGCATCGGATAGCTTTGACCTCGTGATCACCGATCTGGTGATGCCAAAAGTCGACGGCTGGGAATTGATGGAACGGGGTCCCCAGGGCAAGGTAGTCTTGTGTTCTGGAAAAAACAAGTTGCCCGATGAAGTCAACGGAATCCCAGTCATCAAAAAGCCCTTCGACTATGATGCAATTCTAGCCTTGGTTAAGGATTTGGTCGGCAGGCAGCGCGAAGCATCATAA